In Litorilinea aerophila, the following proteins share a genomic window:
- a CDS encoding ABC transporter substrate-binding protein, producing MKMLDRKLSRRRFLAISAASTGAILAAACAPAQAPSAGSGEVSAPANATQTVIYWDWWGPTGSAANQALFERLPNALQEHRADLELDYQNVPFGEYFRKFLAAHAAGDVPDVMHCSVYWARDFFDRGAILDLMPFIEVTPDLAPEQFIPGSLLQATKGPAQYGVPGEGPDSNQIFFNLDLFEEAGVTTDADEIATWDWNDFTDAAKELTKMDGDEVVQSGFLVATPTAQTLSVWASCHGVDFYSKNADGIENGVGFNEKNAAVNGLHWFLDMLYESRVSQPIAPERQDWNQFMQGTTAMAQSGPWNYGRLRADVPELNWSTMLWPAAPVDGGHAGTAVWNNMLVIPAKAKSQEAGWGFLEFWCGLDWMLERLAIGDWMAPRKDFYETAEYKAKLEELPILAMVPKASAVGTPLVYIQQSALDAEIQPVLEAVILRQREPEEAVQELVDKGNEILAKAGYA from the coding sequence ATGAAGATGCTTGACAGGAAGCTCAGCCGGCGGCGATTTCTCGCGATCTCAGCGGCCAGCACGGGGGCCATCCTGGCCGCAGCCTGTGCACCAGCACAGGCACCATCTGCTGGCAGCGGAGAAGTTTCTGCACCGGCCAATGCCACTCAGACGGTCATCTACTGGGATTGGTGGGGACCGACCGGGAGTGCAGCCAATCAGGCGCTTTTTGAAAGGCTGCCCAATGCTCTCCAGGAACATCGTGCAGATCTAGAGCTCGACTACCAGAATGTGCCCTTTGGGGAATATTTCCGTAAATTTTTAGCCGCTCACGCAGCCGGGGATGTGCCCGACGTGATGCATTGTTCCGTCTATTGGGCACGGGACTTTTTTGACAGAGGTGCAATCCTTGATTTGATGCCGTTTATTGAAGTAACGCCAGATCTGGCACCTGAACAATTTATCCCCGGTTCATTGTTGCAGGCGACCAAGGGACCGGCTCAGTATGGCGTCCCCGGTGAAGGCCCCGACAGTAATCAGATTTTCTTCAACCTGGATCTCTTCGAAGAAGCGGGTGTAACCACCGATGCCGACGAGATCGCCACCTGGGACTGGAACGATTTCACAGATGCGGCTAAGGAACTCACCAAGATGGATGGTGATGAAGTAGTCCAGTCTGGTTTCTTAGTGGCAACTCCCACGGCGCAGACGTTGAGTGTCTGGGCCAGCTGCCATGGTGTCGACTTTTACAGCAAAAACGCCGATGGAATTGAGAACGGCGTTGGTTTCAATGAGAAGAATGCAGCGGTGAATGGGCTTCACTGGTTCCTGGACATGCTTTATGAATCCAGGGTTTCCCAGCCCATCGCTCCGGAACGACAGGATTGGAATCAATTTATGCAGGGCACGACGGCCATGGCCCAGTCAGGTCCCTGGAATTATGGCCGGCTACGTGCGGATGTCCCTGAATTGAATTGGTCCACCATGTTATGGCCTGCCGCTCCGGTAGACGGCGGGCATGCTGGAACTGCGGTGTGGAATAACATGCTGGTCATCCCCGCCAAAGCCAAGAGTCAGGAGGCAGGTTGGGGATTCTTGGAGTTCTGGTGTGGGCTTGATTGGATGTTGGAGCGCCTGGCCATTGGTGACTGGATGGCACCTCGTAAAGATTTCTACGAGACAGCAGAGTACAAAGCCAAGTTGGAGGAATTGCCCATTTTAGCCATGGTGCCTAAGGCGTCAGCTGTCGGTACGCCTCTTGTATATATTCAGCAGAGTGCATTGGACGCCGAGATTCAGCCTGTGTTAGAGGCTGTGATTCTGCGCCAGCGAGAACCGGAAGAAGCTGTACAGGAGCTGGTGGATAAGGGGAATGAGATTTTGGCCAAGGCTGGATATGCATAA
- a CDS encoding carbohydrate ABC transporter permease has product MATLTREVKATPEQKARRRRIFWKRLRKTWPGYLFVSPAVLLISIFSYISIAFSLYISFFEYDIITENRPFVGLENYVRAVGDSLVRIGFRNTLVYVVVIVPAITGISLILAVLGNQVRQGRAIFRTIFFIPTITPVVVTSMLWVWLYEPNGGVNQLLKMVGIKGPNWLFDPLTALPAIIIMTVWGAVGYYMIIFLAGLAEIPQVYYEAAKVDGATSWHTFWHITIPLLRNSMIFVVVTLTIAAFQVFTQVYIMTRGGPMNATQTVQMVVYRYAFADFEMGYAAAISWLLFGVIFFFSALQLKLFISRELY; this is encoded by the coding sequence GTGGCTACCCTGACACGAGAAGTAAAGGCTACACCAGAACAGAAAGCTCGACGGCGGCGGATCTTCTGGAAGCGGTTGCGCAAAACTTGGCCCGGTTATCTATTCGTTAGCCCCGCCGTGTTACTCATTTCGATTTTCTCGTACATTTCCATTGCCTTCTCTCTATATATTTCTTTTTTTGAATATGACATCATAACCGAGAATCGCCCTTTTGTTGGATTGGAGAACTATGTCCGGGCGGTCGGCGACAGCCTGGTGCGCATTGGGTTTCGCAACACGTTGGTTTACGTCGTCGTGATCGTGCCGGCCATCACAGGTATTTCGCTAATATTGGCGGTTTTAGGAAATCAGGTCCGTCAGGGCAGGGCTATCTTTCGAACAATTTTCTTTATTCCCACCATTACCCCGGTGGTCGTCACATCCATGCTATGGGTATGGCTCTACGAGCCCAATGGTGGGGTCAATCAGCTCCTCAAGATGGTGGGAATCAAGGGCCCCAACTGGCTGTTTGATCCGCTGACGGCCTTGCCCGCGATCATCATCATGACAGTCTGGGGGGCAGTTGGCTATTATATGATCATTTTCTTGGCCGGCCTGGCCGAGATCCCTCAGGTCTACTATGAAGCAGCCAAGGTGGACGGCGCCACCTCCTGGCATACTTTCTGGCATATTACTATTCCTCTGCTGCGCAATTCTATGATCTTTGTCGTGGTAACCCTGACCATTGCTGCATTCCAGGTCTTTACCCAGGTCTATATCATGACTCGGGGTGGGCCGATGAACGCGACGCAAACTGTGCAGATGGTGGTCTATCGCTATGCCTTCGCCGACTTTGAAATGGGTTATGCTGCCGCCATTTCCTGGCTGCTTTTTGGTGTGATCTTCTTCTTCTCTGCGCTGCAGCTGAAACTTTTTATCTCACGCGAACTGTACTAA
- a CDS encoding carbohydrate ABC transporter permease → MERAMTSELSSSSKSRAGAWIARRSFLLLIYLLLVILAFSMIFPYLWMLANSFKSRTDFFTNPYSLIPMPPTLSTYQDALNIGRMNVYMVNSLLYAGTVLLVQLFINSLAAYAFARVDFPGREALFLAVLATLMLPGSVTLIPTFLIAHALGLTNTFWGVVIPGFASAFGIFLLRQFFLNIPRELEDAAWIDGSGFFSTYWRIMVPLAKPAMVTLGVFIFLSEWSSFVWPLIVLSDWKKYPVTVGIALFRDVNAIDWPSVFAGSTIVSFPIIILFIIAQEYIIGGISLSGLKG, encoded by the coding sequence ATGGAACGAGCAATGACTTCTGAACTTTCATCCAGCTCAAAAAGCCGAGCTGGCGCCTGGATCGCCCGGAGGAGCTTCTTATTGCTGATTTATCTGCTCTTGGTAATATTGGCGTTCAGCATGATCTTCCCCTATTTATGGATGCTGGCCAATTCATTTAAGAGTCGTACGGATTTTTTCACCAATCCATACTCCCTGATTCCCATGCCACCCACGTTGAGCACTTATCAGGATGCATTGAATATTGGCCGTATGAATGTGTATATGGTCAACAGTTTGTTGTATGCCGGTACAGTGCTGTTGGTTCAGCTCTTTATTAACTCCTTAGCTGCCTACGCCTTCGCACGGGTTGACTTTCCAGGTCGGGAGGCGCTTTTCCTCGCTGTATTGGCGACCCTGATGTTGCCAGGATCGGTAACGTTGATTCCAACCTTTTTGATCGCTCACGCTTTAGGGCTAACCAACACTTTCTGGGGGGTGGTCATACCAGGATTTGCTTCTGCTTTTGGTATCTTCTTGTTGCGTCAATTTTTCTTAAATATCCCACGTGAACTAGAAGATGCCGCCTGGATTGACGGGTCTGGTTTTTTTAGCACCTATTGGCGCATCATGGTGCCGTTGGCGAAGCCGGCTATGGTGACGTTGGGGGTTTTCATCTTTCTCAGTGAATGGAGTTCCTTTGTCTGGCCGTTGATTGTATTATCCGATTGGAAAAAATATCCGGTTACAGTGGGTATCGCCCTCTTCCGGGATGTGAATGCAATCGATTGGCCCTCTGTATTTGCAGGTTCCACGATAGTCTCTTTCCCCATCATCATCCTTTTCATTATTGCCCAGGAATACATCATCGGCGGCATCAGCCTTTCTGGACTGAAGGGTTGA
- a CDS encoding Gfo/Idh/MocA family protein, with amino-acid sequence MLQVGIIGYGRRIAHMAKMLGIYGIPYRIAAIADPRWREIQAQEDAFLSETRFYPDVEQLLAHESNLDGVMIGTRCHLHTEMACKIAPLQLPLFIEKPVAITFEQLRQLAECYSAYPAPTVVSFPLRLSPLLQRVKEIVDSGQVGTIEHVVAFNDVPYGSGYFRSWHRNFALNGGLWLQKATHDLDYINYLLNQKPHWISAMNARRVYGGDMPFDLQCQDCHLRETCPESPFTRFRFGFEQGEVEYFGQRNYCVFSKGFELEDMGSCLLEYANGVQVSYTQNFFARYKAARRGARLYGYKGTIEFDWYQNRIQVFSHTSPTVDTIEFTGNMPHFGGDRELCYDFLMAMRDGQPSRSPMQAGIVSALTCLWARESSRTRQACEVQMPIGIAG; translated from the coding sequence ATGTTGCAGGTCGGCATCATCGGCTATGGCCGGCGCATTGCTCATATGGCGAAGATGTTGGGGATCTATGGCATTCCTTATCGTATCGCTGCGATAGCCGATCCGCGTTGGCGGGAGATCCAGGCGCAAGAGGATGCTTTCCTCTCTGAGACTCGTTTTTATCCAGACGTCGAACAGCTTTTGGCGCACGAAAGCAACCTGGATGGAGTCATGATCGGCACTCGTTGCCATCTTCATACAGAGATGGCCTGTAAAATAGCCCCCCTCCAGCTTCCCCTGTTTATCGAGAAGCCAGTGGCAATTACATTCGAACAATTGAGACAGCTGGCAGAATGTTACAGCGCGTATCCAGCCCCGACGGTCGTCTCTTTCCCATTACGCCTGAGTCCCTTGTTACAGCGAGTTAAGGAGATCGTTGACTCCGGTCAGGTCGGAACAATCGAACATGTAGTTGCCTTCAATGATGTACCCTATGGCAGTGGCTATTTTCGCAGTTGGCATCGGAATTTTGCGCTGAATGGGGGGCTCTGGCTCCAGAAAGCTACCCACGATTTAGATTATATTAACTATTTGTTAAACCAGAAACCCCATTGGATCAGCGCCATGAACGCCCGCCGTGTCTATGGTGGTGATATGCCCTTTGATCTCCAATGTCAAGACTGCCATCTGCGCGAAACCTGCCCCGAGAGTCCTTTTACCCGGTTCCGGTTCGGCTTTGAGCAGGGCGAGGTTGAATATTTCGGCCAGCGTAATTACTGTGTTTTTTCCAAAGGGTTTGAATTGGAGGATATGGGGAGTTGTCTTTTGGAATATGCCAATGGGGTGCAGGTGAGCTATACCCAGAATTTCTTTGCCCGTTATAAGGCAGCCCGCCGGGGTGCCCGTCTATACGGCTACAAGGGCACCATCGAGTTTGACTGGTATCAAAATCGGATTCAGGTGTTCAGCCATACGTCACCGACGGTAGATACCATTGAATTCACGGGCAACATGCCCCATTTTGGTGGGGATCGGGAACTCTGCTACGATTTTCTTATGGCCATGCGTGATGGGCAACCTTCTCGAAGTCCTATGCAAGCCGGCATCGTCAGCGCTCTGACCTGCCTGTGGGCCCGGGAATCATCACGAACACGTCAGGCATGCGAAGTTCAGATGCCCATTGGGATTGCGGGCTGA
- a CDS encoding sensor histidine kinase, producing MAHHSADEAALRAEVATLRQRVAELEAVQQQLELAQEALARERHQLRTLIDHLPDYIFIKDRESRFVVNNRAHLQVLGGRSQEEVAGKTDFDIFPRELAERYYADEQAIIQSGQPLINREEQTITPSGEQQWLLTTKVPLRNERGEIIGLVGISRDITERKKAEEALARSNAELEQFAYMVSYEMQKPLRAIVDELRHLEARLDPQHDLLIEEVLARVTEAAQTAHQLSNDLMIYTREGTWGMLFQPVEGEELLRHVLDQLQEPIAESGAVITHAPLPTITGDISQLLVLFENLIANAIQYRGEDAPRIHIGVQRQGDEWLFSVTDNGIGVAAEHLDRIFAIFQRLHDRETYPGTGVGLAICRKVVERHGGRIWATSTPGRGSTFYFTLPVQPPG from the coding sequence ATGGCACACCATTCAGCAGACGAAGCCGCCCTGCGGGCTGAGGTGGCGACCCTCCGGCAGCGGGTGGCAGAGCTGGAAGCGGTCCAGCAGCAGCTTGAGCTGGCCCAGGAGGCACTGGCCCGGGAGAGGCACCAACTGCGCACCCTGATCGATCATCTGCCGGATTATATCTTTATTAAAGACCGGGAAAGCCGTTTTGTGGTCAATAACCGGGCCCATCTCCAGGTGTTGGGCGGCCGAAGCCAGGAAGAGGTGGCCGGCAAGACCGACTTTGACATCTTTCCCCGGGAATTGGCCGAGCGCTACTATGCCGACGAGCAGGCGATCATCCAGAGCGGCCAGCCCCTCATCAATCGGGAGGAACAGACCATCACCCCCTCGGGAGAGCAGCAGTGGCTTCTCACCACCAAGGTTCCCCTGCGCAACGAACGGGGCGAGATCATCGGCCTGGTGGGGATCAGCCGGGACATCACCGAGCGGAAGAAGGCCGAGGAGGCGCTGGCCCGTTCCAATGCGGAGCTGGAGCAATTTGCCTATATGGTCTCCTATGAGATGCAGAAGCCGCTGCGGGCCATCGTGGATGAGCTGCGCCATCTGGAAGCGCGGCTGGACCCACAGCATGATCTCCTGATCGAGGAAGTGTTGGCGCGGGTCACCGAGGCAGCCCAGACAGCGCACCAGCTCAGCAATGACCTGATGATCTACACCCGAGAGGGAACCTGGGGGATGCTGTTCCAGCCTGTTGAGGGCGAGGAACTGCTCCGGCATGTTTTGGATCAACTGCAGGAGCCCATCGCCGAAAGTGGAGCGGTAATCACCCACGCCCCCCTGCCCACCATCACGGGCGACATCTCCCAACTCCTGGTCCTCTTTGAAAATCTGATCGCCAATGCCATCCAGTACCGGGGTGAAGATGCCCCGCGCATCCACATTGGGGTTCAGCGACAGGGGGACGAGTGGCTCTTCTCAGTGACCGACAACGGCATCGGTGTAGCAGCCGAACACCTGGATCGTATCTTTGCCATCTTTCAACGGCTCCATGACCGGGAGACCTATCCGGGCACCGGGGTCGGCCTGGCCATCTGCCGGAAGGTGGTGGAACGCCACGGCGGGCGCATCTGGGCCACCTCCACGCCGGGCCGGGGGTCGACATTTTATTTTACCCTGCCTGTGCAGCCGCCGGGGTAG
- a CDS encoding Gfo/Idh/MocA family protein codes for MDVVRVGIVGMGIGRPNALGIARNPRGRVVALCDLLEERMQEFAQELPEPVKFYTDYEAMCRDPEIDAVFVGTPNQYHVPVALAAIRHGKHVLVTKPLADSVEAARELVEAAEASGLVNMMSLSTRFSEEVQYLGDLQRQGMLGEVYYARARSVRRRGIPAWSLGFIQAGGGAFRDMGVHVLDSVWWLLGMPRPISVSGVAGARFGPRGQGYFGRFIQPPEELARQYAADDYAGGFIRFENDIGLQVESFWASHQPGDLQIELFGTEAGARLRPLTLYRTVNGVDQDIAVTLSGKPREAVWEVIADHFIRCILDGTPCAAPLRHGLVVQEMMEALLESARTGAEVRLA; via the coding sequence ATGGACGTGGTGAGAGTCGGTATCGTGGGTATGGGCATCGGCCGCCCCAACGCCCTGGGCATTGCCCGCAACCCTCGAGGTCGGGTGGTCGCCCTCTGCGATTTGTTGGAAGAGCGCATGCAGGAGTTCGCTCAAGAGCTGCCTGAGCCGGTGAAATTCTACACCGACTATGAGGCCATGTGCCGCGACCCGGAAATCGATGCCGTCTTCGTGGGCACGCCGAACCAGTACCACGTGCCGGTTGCCCTGGCCGCCATTCGCCACGGCAAGCATGTCCTGGTCACCAAACCCCTGGCCGACTCGGTGGAGGCCGCCAGGGAGCTGGTGGAGGCGGCGGAAGCCTCGGGCCTGGTCAACATGATGTCCCTCTCCACCCGCTTCTCCGAGGAGGTCCAATACCTGGGCGATCTGCAGCGCCAGGGGATGTTGGGGGAAGTCTACTATGCCCGGGCCCGCAGCGTACGCCGGCGGGGCATCCCGGCCTGGAGCCTGGGCTTCATCCAGGCCGGCGGGGGCGCCTTCCGCGACATGGGCGTGCACGTGCTGGATTCTGTCTGGTGGCTGCTGGGCATGCCCCGGCCCATCTCGGTGAGTGGCGTGGCGGGCGCCCGCTTTGGCCCCCGAGGGCAGGGCTACTTCGGCCGCTTCATCCAGCCGCCCGAGGAGCTGGCCCGCCAATACGCGGCCGACGACTACGCCGGCGGGTTCATCCGCTTCGAGAACGACATCGGCCTGCAGGTGGAGAGCTTCTGGGCCTCCCACCAGCCTGGGGACCTCCAGATCGAGCTTTTCGGCACCGAGGCCGGCGCCCGGCTGCGTCCCCTGACCCTCTATCGCACGGTCAACGGCGTCGACCAGGATATCGCCGTCACCCTCTCTGGCAAGCCCCGGGAAGCCGTCTGGGAGGTCATTGCCGATCACTTTATCCGTTGCATCCTGGATGGGACGCCCTGTGCCGCTCCCCTGCGCCACGGGCTTGTGGTCCAGGAAATGATGGAGGCACTGCTGGAAAGTGCCCGAACTGGTGCGGAGGTACGCCTGGCCTGA